In the genome of Dermacentor andersoni chromosome 3, qqDerAnde1_hic_scaffold, whole genome shotgun sequence, one region contains:
- the LOC126547096 gene encoding cation-dependent mannose-6-phosphate receptor-like, with the protein MFSRSVNNEFLCFLLAMCAFVPCIVAETPGCTLLNKDSKSEKALLEGLHDLKGETFTVEDRVDGKLKNIYEIGVCASVNKSAPQVGAVQHVIGDKGNQTVMLGQLNSTTLAGAPGWTLVTYRNGDRYNGSCNNSSREVQLAVLCSPNEHHGTLQIASSGRAGETACSFLFVISSSVVCSKEKHEQHHRGLSGGAVFCILFFTVAGSYLLLGFLYKRIVVGAKGLEQIPNYSFWKDCGNLQADGCNYICRCQCDSSDEHRSYRDIDDRPLRPDEDRDDQLLTMH; encoded by the exons ATGTTTTCGCGCAGCGTAAACAATGAGTTTCTATGCTTCCTACTGGCCATGTGTGCCTTTGTGCCGTGTATCGTAGCTGAAACTCCAGGTTGCACGCTGTTGAACAAGGACTCGAAATCGGAGAAGGCGCTTTTAGAAGGCTTGCACGACTTGAAGGGCGAAAC TTTCACTGTCGAGGACAGGGTAGACGGCAAATTGAAGAATATCTACGAAATCGGAGTCTGCGCGAGCGTGAATAAGTCGGCGCCACAAGTAGGAGCGGTTCAGCATGTCATTGGCGATAAAGGCAATCAAACGGTTATGTTAGGCCAGCTGAATTCTACCACGCTAGCTGGAGCCC CTGGGTGGACTCTAGTCACTTACAGAAATGGAGATCGCTATAATGGATCCTGTAACAACTCGTCGCGTGAAGTCCAGTTGGCAGTCCTCTGCAGTCCAAACGAGCATCAC GGCACCCTGCAAATCGCGTCCAGTGGCCGTGCGGGAGAGACGGCGTGCTCGTTCCTTTTTGTGATCAGCAGCAGTGTCGTTTGTTCAAAGGAGAAACACGAGCAGCATCATCGCGGCCTCAGTGGCGGTGCTGTATTTTGCATACT TTTTTTCACAGTGGCCGGCAGTTACCTGCTCCTGGGTTTCCTGTACAAGCGCATTGTTGTTGGAGCAAAAGGCCTGGAGCAGATTCCAAACTATAGTTTCTGGAAGGATTGTGGCAACCTTCAAGCT GACGGCTGCAACTACATCTGCCGATGCCAGTGTGACTCCTCCGACGAGCACCGCTCCTACCGGGACATTGACGACAGGCCGCTACGTCCGGACGAAGACAGGGACGACCAGCTGCTTACCAT gCATTAG
- the IntS1 gene encoding integrator complex subunit 1 — MEREKGKGSQKRGPNKVKASLFPSGDFIALGSKQRSTPDVPEPKPPVKQSTLSSASSSTERKRPEAAGGSSSLVPSKKPKLATAAPSSLARLGPAGSQIKRETPSNKSEQWDVIAVEVDPTDFLSRVLKAEDVGDDDKVESLMCGAAKTLKNTRPKPDPMLYLTLMFLAKTRPRIFDSEGSVEAFTSLLKRDVTVNFKTKGNNLISVLACNLLLAAFQDNVSWPDQFVKVFVEDSLGDRVWVDHDECKNYVDNVLTAFNTRLPPKSMLAPDLLFKPDACPSPPAPAVDDDDSLSSLHLDLKENPENVAVVPRFAGSKANIEHYVLEVIHEQLNRRQPMDISKNLLRLLVSACGISEVRSLVAHRLETWLQNPKLTRPAQDLLLTVCMNCNQHNKHDVEVIGCLIRIRLKTKPVVNHFMQCVKELLGQHVDNLSTVLKHCIYNELSTSRNPNNMQLLSVIFQHSHEKAARVLAEVFQDLLINREDYLRCLRALFREIIRSLRHDLNFTAFCLGLMQERKETQFLELEQSLRERLFMSITDLIVKAIFLAITPAVREAATALFRGEKKDISPLRNYQMQVATIQRDTVWWLHTVVPKMFKPGRNEFLHCLHKSFFLEQLEHYCKDNWPPEADRHLMLRLASDVPALEDTLIRILIIGMSKEHPLNPSDALELVDQLIRRAAAIYKEDLHPVLVVERTELIEIIFHLCAYHHPENITLPAGYTPPNLAIADYYWKAWIMLLIVVAHNPSTFGEMAFATHPTLQSLVEMCITNHFVFPPPTLAVGEKADEIKAREMQIAQVEKQKILEFETHLAAASTKVTITESNSLLLSKLITMDPQGVTRRPPQQVLEQLKALNETLKLGHLLCRSRKPDFLLGIIQRQGTSHMPWLAELVESNEGSFDLLPVQCLCEFLLNDELECSIGTADPEDDKPEKGKLKTLQSKKRKQQQLLQHLQKLLRNPEGDVQATCEVLDYFMRRLSTQNQNARTLATKGLMLVLCQKSSTVDGTQDSEPNNHDWLLKEIPSLPHFSVVRQDISATLRHACQVENDPFAITAYVKFLATYTPDDGLSELSLDITQLIIDRPTIVNCILLQDTVGFFYKELFHCSLLDIFTRYLQNARKPSKDVYWYECQDHITLQWDSGETATMYILVVHSMIILLTYGPPQSDPETFNALLETWFPEGGDPPQAFLVDTSEEALLLPDWLKLRMIRSSVDVLVDAALKDLEPNQLVLFIQSFGIPVPSMSKLLCCLDRAVEYDEAAVVQAVVDKAYMSQLVEVQHQRGAIGGECFYRLLGESDVTDAAAEMDDIEPVPTSVIQHAPPRPTEASRLDSVPVAVVQLFGLDPLKGKLGSKQEQELFRGLQKAFSHDVLRKCLFGGALAEFIHTCEHILESDQREAFVNALFLKSFISCSLFRLAIAAQQREASNSPLTFKFHWVCSKILEMSKRPSPLSAILTQYCTSHSSSRNKDQAPRRLASGDAKSANIVEALTSVAQNESKRFEEALCVLVQRAIKMGDSQQLIHALSKILCENIFESEKVTTSFVIVDWLEHLEPECISSCLELQHQLLFHNSTKNELLRTTFRPYLLALLIHRAHWSTLHTAINEVLSQASTKKYDPSAVLDFLQACMFIPKIWQGRDKKIPKHYSPEKVLIFGPDQACAMADYIINEHISATTTSEGHSAPQEESKMKIFARLPLLEQGCADQTLISAVVSHLMTIVQNEPARRTAAKEMLTQLYLCIPSIVFTSDAITEMLKDIGPQTYGQMRVDTLSHTLLLALSIADYDKQSYYKLSDLHIAIRKLAATHPELMLRQLPMMASLLHSRSGMGTLVFGTRSHASFFVHMLGTLELLVPHLFLDVRVPTLNDILDVYVDAFQCHIQYMRNNERERIMGLLNRFLLLVHQYVYHNPSAARQWVQKHHGAMQDVAGIFPDLLSLKTLLAGTCILRMHPEGSENAPEGISSEAGPSSRRLLARPFSHAPGFSKGRGSRDLRGLLDKDGVDPEEILSALRDLEHVASRKPEILEAYQDELQCVLLTSTNISCCSLAFRLLLQSIKNNPKTAGQFISGYLQCLASDRRDLVLLVLDHLPEFVVLAQEHGSMLLQKAFQVGISTNVNSAVPITDTLLLLNMQYGN; from the coding sequence ATGGAACGAGAGAAAGGGAAGGGATCTCAGAAGAGAGGCCCCAACAAAGTGAAGGCGTCCCTTTTCCCGTCGGGCGATTTCATCGCACTCGGGTCGAAGCAACGATCAACCCCCGATGTGCCGGAACCGAAGCCACCTGTGAAACAGTCGACGTTAAGCAGCGCGAGTTCTAGTACCGAACGCAAGCGACCAGAAGCCGCCGGCGGATCGTCGTCTTTGGTGCCGTCAAAGAAACCGAAGCTTGCGACCGCTGCCCCGTCATCTCTTGCCCGTTTGGGTCCCGCTGGTTCGCAGATAAAGCGGGAAACCCCTTCCAACAAAAGTGAACAGTGGGATGTCATTGCTGTGGAGGTCGATCCAACAGATTTCCTGAGTCGTGTTCTGAAAGCGGAGGACGTTGGTGACGATGATAAGGTCGAATCACTCATGTGCGGCGCCGCAAAGACGCTCAAGAACACACGGCCAAAGCCGGACCCCATGCTTTACCTGACGCTGATGTTCCTAGCAAAAACTCGGCCGAGGATATTTGACTCTGAAGGCTCTGTTGAGGCATTCACGAGCTTGTTAAAGCGCGACGTCACAGTGAACTTCAAAACTAAAGGCAACAACCTGATCTCGGTGCTAGCCTGTAACCTTCTTTTGGCTGCGTTTCAAGATAATGTCAGTTGGCCAGATCAGTTTGTGAAAGTGTTTGTGGAAGACTCGTTGGGGGATCGGGTCTGGGTTGATCACGACGAATGTAAAAACTATGTCGACAACGTGCTCACGGCATTTAACACGAGGCTGCCGCCCAAGAGTATGCTTGCCCCAGACCTGCTTTTCAAGCCGGATGCTTGTCCCAGCCCTCCTGCCCCGGCAGTCGATGACGACGATTCCCTGTCAAGCCTGCACCTGGATCTCAAGGAGAATCCGGAGAACGTTGCCGTTGTGCCTCGCTTTGCAGGCTCCAAAGCAAACATCGAGCACTACGTGCTGGAAGTAATCCACGAACAGCTGAATCGCCGCCAACCAATGGACATCTCGAAAAACTTGCTCCGTTTGTTAGTTTCTGCTTGCGGTATTAGTGAAGTGCGTTCGCTGGTCGCCCATCGTCTGGAGACATGGCTTCAGAACCCTAAACTGACTCGCCCAGCTCAGGACCTGTTACTTACAGTCTGCATGAACTGCAACCAACACAACAAGCACGATGTTGAAGTAATCGGGTGTCTGATTCGTATTCGACTTAAGACAAAGCCAGTCGTGAACCACTTCATGCAATGCGTGAAAGAACTCTTGGGTCAGCATGTTGACAATCTGAGTACTGTTTTGAAACACTGCATCTACAATGAACTCTCCACCTCGAGGAACCCCAATAATATGCAGCTTCTCTCAGTGATATTTCAGCACTCACATGAGAAAGCTGCTCGTGTCCTTGCTGAAGTTTTTCAAGACCTCTTAATCAATAGAGAAGACTACTTGCGATGCTTGCGGGCTCTTTTCAGAGAGATCATACGGTCTCTGCGTCATGATCTCAACTTTACAGCCTTCTGTCTAGGCCTCATGCAAGAGAGAAAGGAGACTCAATTCCTAGAGCTTGAGCAGTCGCTTAGAGAACGCCTTTTCATGTCTATAACAGACCTCATTGTCAAGGCCATCTTTTTGGCAATCACACCAGCTGTGCGTGAAGCAGCAACAGCGCTTTTcagaggggaaaagaaagacaTTTCTCCTCTCCGAAACTACCAAATGCAGGTGGCCACTATTCAGCGAGACACAGTTTGGTGGTTGCACACAGTCGTTCCCAAGATGTTTAAGCCAGGTAGGAATGAATTTTTGCATTGCTTGCACAAATCCTTCTTCCTTGAGCAACTGGAGCATTACTGCAAGGATAACTGGCCACCAGAGGCTGACAGACATTTGATGTTGAGGCTGGCTTCAGATGTCCCTGCACTGGAGGACACGCTCATTAGAATATTAATAATAGGGATGTCAAAGGAACACCCACTCAACCCTTCCGATGCATTGGAGCTTGTGGACCAACTAATCAGAAGAGCAGCAGCAATCTACAAAGAAGATTTGCACCCTGTGCTTGTGGTGGAGCGAACAGAACTCATAGAGATTATCTTCCACTTGTGTGCCTACCACCACCCTGAAAACATCACACTTCCAGCTGGTTACACACCACCAAACCTTGCAATTGCAGACTACTACTGGAAGGCATGGATCATGCTTCTCATTGTGGTAGCTCACAACCCGTCCACATTTGGGGAAATGGCTTTTGCAACCCATCCAACACTGCAGAGTTTGGTTGAAATGTGCATCACTAACCACTTTGTCTTTCCTCCACCGACTTTGGCAGTAGGCGAAAAAGCTGACGAAATCAAAGCACGAGAAATGCAGATTGCTCAGGTGGAGAAGCAAAAGATACTGGAATTTGAAACGCACTTGGCAGCCGCATCGACTAAGGTCACCATCACTGAAAGTAACAGTCTTCTCTTGTCAAAGCTGATAACGATGGATCCTCAAGGTGTGACCAGAAGACCGCCGCAACAAGTGTTGGAGCAGCTGAAAGCCTTAAACGAAACTTTGAAGCTTGGGCACCTCCTGTGTAGAAGCAGGAAGCCCGATTTTCTTTTGGGAATTATCCAGAGACAAGGGACCTCGCACATGCCATGGCTGGCGGAGCTTGTGGAGTCAAATGAGGGCTCGTTTGACCTTCTCCCAGTGCAGTGCCTTTGCGAGTTTCTCCTCAACGATGAACTGGAGTGTAGCATAGGTACAGCTGATCCAGAGGACGACAAACCAGAAAAGGGCAAGCTGAAAACTCTGCAGAGTAAGAagcgcaagcagcagcagttgttgCAGCACCTACAGAAGTTGCTGAGAAACCCAGAAGGCGATGTCCAGGCCACATGCGAGGTGCTTGACTATTTTATGAGACGTCTCAGCACACAGAATCAAAATGCTCGCACCCTCGCAACTAAAGGTCTCATGCTTGTCCTCTGTCAGAAGTCTTCTACTGTAGATGGCACTCAGGATTCTGAACCAAATAATCATGACTGGCTACTGAAGGAAATCCCTTCTCTGCCTCACTTCAGTGTCGTGCGCCAGGACATTAGTGCAACTTTGCGGCACGCATGCCAAGTGGAGAATGACCCTTTTGCAATCACAGCATATGTTAAATTTCTTGCAACTTATACACCTGATGATGGTCTGTCTGAGCTGTCTCTTGACATAACTCAGCTAATTATTGACCGGCCAACCATCGTAAACTGTATCCTCTTACAGGACACAGTTGGTTTCTTTTACAAAGAACTGTTCCACTGCTCACTGCTTGACATATTCACACGATATCTGCAGAATGCACGAAAACCTTCCAAAGATGTCTACTGGTATGAGTGTCAGGACCACATCACACTGCAGTGGGACTCTGGAGAAACAGCAACTATGTACATACTAGTCGTTCACTCCATGATCATCTTGCTTACTTATGGGCCTCCGCAGAGTGACCCTGAAACATTCAATGCTCTGTTAGAAACATGGTTTCCAGAAGGAGGAGACCCACCCCAGGCATTTCTAGTCGATACATCTGAAGAAGCTCTCCTCTTACCAGATTGGCTAAAGCTTCGTATGATCAGGTCATCTGTGGATGTCCTTGTTGATGCTGCCTTGAAAGACTTGGAGCCAAACCAGCTCGTGCTTTTCATTCAGTCCTTTGGCATTCCAGTTCCAAGCATGAGCAAGCTTCTTTGCTGCTTGGACAGAGCCGTGGAGTATGATGAAGCAGCTGTTGTTCAGGCGGTTGTGGACAAGGCATACATGTCGCAGCTAGTTGAAGTTCAGCACCAGAGAGGAGCGATCGGTGGTGAATGCTTTTATCGTCTTCTTGGTGAGAGCGACGTCACTGATGCAGCTGCTGAAATGGACGACATTGAGCCAGTGCCAACATCAGTTATCCAGCATGCCCCACCGCGGCCAACAGAAGCTTCTCGCTTGGACTCTGTTCCAGTGGCTGTTGTTCAATTGTTTGGCCTGGATCCATTGAAGGGAAAACTGGGAAGCAAGCAGGAGCAGGAACTTTTTAGAGGCTTGCAAAAGGCATTTTCACATGACGTCCTTCGAAAATGCCTTTTTGGTGGTGCTTTGGCAGAATTCATCCACACGTGTGAGCATATCCTTGAAAGTGATCAGAGAGAGGCATTTGTGAATGCTTTGTTTCTAAAATCGTTCATATCATGTTCCCTCTTTAGATTGGCCATTGCGGCACAACAAAGAGAAGCATCAAACTCCCCGCTCACATTCAAGTTCCACTGGGTTTGCTCGAAAATCTTGGAGATGAGCAAAAGGCCGTCGCCACTTTCTGCCATCTTGACTCAGTACTGTACATCGCATTCGTCATCGAGGAACAAGGATCAGGCACCAAGGAGGCTAGCATCTGGTGATGCAAAATCTGCCAACATTGTGGAAGCTCTGACATCAGTAGCACAAAATGAATCCAAGCGTTTTGAGGAGGCACTTTGTGTACTTGTCCAAAGAGCTATCAAGATGGGCGACAGTCAGCAGCTGATTCATGCACTCTCGAAGATTCTGTGTGAAAACATCTTTGAGTCTGAAAAGGTAACCACAAGCTTTGTCATTGTAGACTGGCTAGAACACTTGGAACCAGAGTGCATCTCTTCTTGTCTAGAGCTGCAACACCAGCTTCTCTTCCATAACAGCACAAAAAATGAGCTCTTGAGAACCACATTTCGGCCATACCTGTTAGCCCTGCTTATTCACCGGGCGCACTGGTCAACACTGCACACAGCCATCAATGAAGTCCTTTCTCAAGCATCAACAAAGAAGTATGACCCTTCGGCTGTCTTGGACTTCCTTCAAGCCTGCATGTTCATACCAAAGATATGGCAAGGCCGTGACAAGAAGATCCCTAAGCACTACAGTCCTGAGAAGGTCTTAATTTTTGGCCCTGATCAAGCTTGTGCTATGGCTGACTACATCATCAATGAGCATATTTCAGCAACTACGACTTCTGAAGGCCACTCGGCTCCACAGGAGGAAAGCAAGATGAAGATTTTTGCACGTCTGCCACTATTGGAGCAAGGATGTGCTGATCAAACTTTGATATCTGCAGTTGTATCACACCTGATGACCATTGTCCAGAATGAGCCTGCTCGCCGTACAGCTGCAAAAGAAATGCTAACACAGTTGTACCTGTGCATACCTAGCATTGTGTTTACGTCAGACGCGATAACGGAAATGCTGAAAGATATAGGACCACAGACATATGGTCAGATGAGGGTAGACACATTGTCACATACATTATTGCTGGCATTGTCTATTGCCGACTATGACAAGCAGTCATACTACAAACTATCAGACCTTCATATCGCTATTAGGAAGCTAGCAGCAACTCATCCAGAGCTGATGCTGCGTCAGCTACCAATGATGGCAAGCCTTCTTCACAGTCGTTCAGGCATGGGCACGTTGGTATTTGGTACTCGAAGTCACGCATCATTTTTCGTGCACATGTTGGGAACACTAGAACTACTGGTGCCACATCTCTTTCTTGATGTCCGAGTACCTACACTGAATGATATACTGGACGTTTACGTGGATGCCTTCCAGTGTCACATCCAGTACATGCGCAATAACGAAAGGGAGCGCATAATGGGCCTGCTGAACAGGTTCTTGCTTTTGGTTCACCAGTATGTCTACCACAATCCCTCAGCAGCCAGGCAGTGGGTTCAGAAACACCATGGTGCAATGCAGGATGTTGCTGGCATATTCCCAGACCTCTTGAGTTTGAAAACTCTTCTTGCCGGCACTTGCATCCTTAGAATGCATCCTGAGGGCAGTGAGAATGCTCCGGAAGGCATCAGCTCTGAAGCAGGCCCATCTTCAAGACGGTTACTTGCACGTCCGTTTTCACATGCACCGGGTTTCAGCAAAGGCAGAGGCAGCCGTGACTTGAGGGGTCTGCTTGACAAAGATGGAGTTGACCCAGAAGAAATTCTCTCTGCTCTTAGAGATCTTGAGCATGTTGCGTCGAGGAAGCCTGAAATCCTTGAGGCCTATCAAGATGAGTTGCAGTGTGTTCTTCTGACCAGCACAAACATATCGTGTTGCAGCTTGGCATTCAGGTTGCTACTTCAAAGCATCAAAAACAATCCGAAAACTGCAGGACAATTTATTTCGGGTTACTTGCAGTGTCTTGCCAGTGATCGCCGGGACTTGGTTCTGCTTGTGCTTGATCACCTTCCAGAGTTCGTCGTCCTTGCTCAGGAGCATGGTAGCATGCTTCTGCAGAAGGCATTTCAAGTTGGGATCAGCACCAATGTCAACAGTGCTGTGCCCATAACTGACACGCTTCTTCTTCTGAATATGCAGTATGGGAACTGA